Proteins encoded by one window of Bacillus rossius redtenbacheri isolate Brsri chromosome 3, Brsri_v3, whole genome shotgun sequence:
- the LOC134530396 gene encoding kelch-like protein 40 → MKRRLDSTEADVTLKVADKTFACCRKVLAECSPYFDAMFNSDFLEKDKNVIEIKGVDTDAMGILLHSTEANEVDVLKSANVLSVLQAACMLQFEAVKRSCIDLIMSKWLAVDSCLQIVHTALQLDLCELHSKALALALWEFSQVKRTTSFIQLSIADLEVYLQADGLNVRHGEFEVFDAGISWVEEAVEERAQFLMHVIQCVRFVEVLGDDVQTMLLYPLVTEDAEVVQLLECICNMKSISRNECQHSVREDVESESNSLLEGSKYLAPVLSADNAPGCYERLCQCAYFSGGSFKVSSNFLQNGLRPSSVGADCSHPERDPSCSSLVELPEQCWGATVIDVAGRLLRQSPRWWPVLPCIVGHTVEETRGASLPAGKPFVFCYDEEKGDVVPVVQLAKISDGPVELSGYKIASRGPSIFITGGEFLLGHGSWNRTVWRYSLLSESWGYETSIPSVRRHHSVCFMDDDLYLIGGFGKHRVIMSSVEKYNVTSRKWTRCTPLPQPLYNAACVAHKGRILVFSQQMFVYSPDCDMWTSLNLHTSSTCLGFNSAMSHGDVVFLTGMYSTLLARYSPDPGTMEGEQLVDSVGTFKGNAAYTCVVGDLIYNFTSDDEDETLFLEVFSVKEGEFRVVWRSSDCPVEFSGSKKWSSCFPLVKY, encoded by the exons GGCGTGGACACAGATGCAATGGGCATCCTGTTGCACTCGACGGAAGCCAATGAAGTGGATGTCCTGAAGTCGGCCAACGTGCTCTCGGTGCTCCAAGCGGCCTGCATGCTGCAGTTTGAGGCAGTGAAGAGGAGCTGCATCGACCTGATCATGAGCAAGTGGCTGGCGGTGGACAGCTGTCTGCAGATCGTCCACACTGCGCTGCAACTAGATCTGTGCGAGCTTCACAGCAAGGCCTTGGCTCTCGCTCTGTGGGAGTTCTCGCAGGTCAAGAGAACCACCTCCTTCATCCAGCTCTCCATAGCAGACCTGGAGGTGTACCTGCAGGCCGATGGCTTGAATGTCAGGCACGGGGAGTTTGAGGTGTTCGATGCGGGCATCAGTTGGGTGGAGGAAGCCGTGGAGGAGAGAGCTCAGTTCTTGATGCATGTCATTCAGTGCGTACGGTTTGTTGAAGTGCTGGGTGACGATGTACAGACGATGCTGTTGTACCCTTTGGTGACGGAGGATGCAGAAGTTGTGCAGCTTCTGGAATGCATTTGTAACATGAAATCTATTTCTCGTAATGAGTGCCAGCATTCTGTACGTGAAGATGTTGAGTCTGAGAGTAATTCACTTTTGGAAGGTTCTAAATACTTGGCTCCAGTTCTCTCTGCGGATAATGCCCCAGGTTGTTATGAGAGGTTGTGTCAGTGTGCGTATTTCTCAGGGGGTAGTTTCAAAGTGTCCAGCAACTTCCTCCAAAATGGTCTTCGGCCTTCTAGTGTTGGCGCGGACTGTAGTCACCCGGAGAGAGATCCGAGCTGTTCATCCCTCGTGGAGTTGCCAGAGCAGTGCTGGGGTGCGACGGTGATCGATGTGGCAGGCAGGTTGCTGCGACAGTCCCCGCGCTGGTGGCCCGTCCTGCCTTGCATCGTCGGCCACACGGTCGAGGAAACTCGAGGTGCATCGTTGCCAGCGGGGAAACCTTTCGTGTTCTGCTACGACGAGGAGAAGGGAGATGTGGTCCCTGTTGTGCAGTTGGCGAAAATCAGTGATGGACCAGTCGAACTGTCTGGTTACAAGATAGCTAGCAGAG GTCCGAGCATCTTCATAACAGGCGGGGAATTCCTTCTGGGGCACGGCAGCTGGAACAGGACTGTGTGGCGGTACAGTCTCCTCAGTGAGTCCTGGGGGTATGAAACAAG CATACCATCTGTCAGAAGGCACCATTCTGTGTGCTTTATGGATGACGACCTCTACTTGATCGGTGGCTTTGGCAAGCATCGTGTTATCATGTCCTCAGTCGAGAAGTACAATGTCACCTCAA GGAAGTGGACCAGATGCACCCCGCTGCCCCAGCCTCTGTACAACGCAGCGTGCGTCGCGCATAAGGGACGAATACTGGTGTTTTCCCAGCAGATGTTTGTGTACAGCCCTGATTGTGATATGTGGACGTCTCTGAACTTGCATACCAGCTCTACGTGCCTAGGGTTCAACTCCGCCATGTCTCATGGGGATGTAGTCTTCCTGACAG GCATGTACTCAACGCTGCTGGCTAGATACTCTCCCGACCCTGGCACGATGGAGGGAGAGCAGCTGGTCGACTCCGTGGGCACCTTCAAGGGCAACGCTGCCTACACGTGTGTTGTCGGGGACTTGATATACAACTTCACCTCGGATGACGAGGACGAGACTCTGTTTCTGGAAGTGTTCAGCGTGAAGGAGGGGGAGTTTCGCGTGGTGTGGCGCAGCTCGGACTGCCCCGTCGAGTTCAGCGGCTCCAAGAAGTGGTCCAGTTGCTTTCCTCTGGTCAAGTACTGA